One Papio anubis isolate 15944 chromosome 9, Panubis1.0, whole genome shotgun sequence genomic window carries:
- the DYRK4 gene encoding dual specificity tyrosine-phosphorylation-regulated kinase 4 isoform X7, whose protein sequence is MQLLPPPTCTGTKTQMDAKKPRKCDLTPFLVLKARKKQKLTSAKGLTLSEIYMVGSKPSVQVQKPPANTKNSRMTQVFHKFLLLQNSSVTSLPFVDAKGKKNMVSFPHISKKVLLKSSLLYQENQAHNQMPASELKASEIPLHPSIKTQDPKAGEKSPKKHKVPLTAAEALKLFKNQLSPYEQSEILGYTELWFLGLEAKKLDLAPEKFSKTSFDDEQGSYLKVLHDHIAYRYEVLEMIGKGSFGQVAKCLDHKNNELVALKIIRNKKRFHQQALVELKILEALRKKDKDNTYNVVHMKDFFYFRNHFCITFELLGINLYELMKNNNFQGFSLSIVRRFTLSVLKCLQMLSVEKIIHCDLKPENIVLYQKGQVSVKVIDFGSSCYEHQKVYTYIQSRFYRSPEVILGHPYDMAIDMWSLGCIMAELYTGYPLFPGENEVEQLACIMEVLGLPPAGFIQTASRRQTFFDSKGFPKNITNNRGKKRYPDSKDLTMVLKTYDTSFLDFLRRCLVWEPSLRMTPDQALKHAWIHQSRNLKPQPKPQTLRKSSSFFPSETRKDKVQGCHHSSKKDEITNETTEKTKDGSTKHVQPSGDQQDSLQHRADTVQLPQLVEAPKKSEAPVGAEVSTTSPGQSKNFSLKNTNILPPIV, encoded by the exons GTTGGAAGTAAACCTTCAGTTCAAGTCCAGAAGCCACCTGCCAACACCAAGAACTCCAGAATGACCCAAGTCTTTCATAAG TTTCTCCTTCTACAGAACTCCAGTGTTACTTCACTCCCCTTTGTGGACGCCAAGGGGAAGAAGAATATGGTAAGCTTCCCACACATTAGCAAGAAAGTCCTGCTGAAGTCATCCCTGCTGTATCAG GAGAATCAAGCTCACAATCAGATGCCGGCCTCAGAGCTCAAGGCTTCAGAAATACCTTTGCACCCTAGCATTAAAACCCAGGATCCCAAGGCAGGGGAGAAGTCACCAAAGAAGCACAAGGTGCCTCTGACAGCAGCAG AGGCCCTAAAGCTTTTTAAGAATCAGCTGTCTCCATATGAGCAAAGTGAAATCCTGGGCTACACGGAGCTGTGGTTCCTGGGGCTTGAAGCCAAGAAGCTCGACCTGGCTCCTGAGAAATTTAGCAAGACAAGTTTTGATGATGAGCAAGGCTCCTATCTGAAG GTCCTGCATGATCACATTGCCTACCGCTATGAGGTTCTGGAGATGATCGGGAAGGGGTCCTTTGGACAGGTGGCCAAGTGCTTGGATCACAAAAACAATGAGCTGGTGGCCCTGAAAATCATCAGGAACAAGAAGAG ATTTCACCAGCAGGCCCTGGTGGAGCTGAAGATCCTGGAAGCTCTCAGAAAGAAGGACAAAGACAACACCTACAATGTGGTGCATATGAAGGACTTTTTCTACTTTCGCAATCACTTCTGCATCACCTTTGAGCTCCTGGG AATCAACTTGTATGAGTTGATGAAGAATAACAACTTTCAAGGCTTCAGTCTGTCGATAGTTCGGCGTTTCACTCTCTCTGTTTTGAAGTGCTTGCAAATGCTTTCTGTAGAGAAAATCATTCACTGCGATCTCAAGCCC GAAAATATAGTGCTGTACCAAAAGGGCCAAGTCTCTGTTAAAGTCATTGACTTTGGATCAAGCTGTTATGAACACCAGAAAG TATACACGTACATCCAAAGCCGGTTCTACCGATCCCCAGAAGTGATCCTGGGCCACCCGTACGACATGGCCATTGACATGTGGAGCCTGGGCTGCATCATGGCAGAGTTGTACACGGGCTACCCCCTGTTCCCCGGGGAGAATGAGGTGGAGCAGCTGGCCTGCATCATGGAG GTGCTGGGTCTGCCGCCAGCCGGCTTCATTCAGACGGCCTCCAGGAGACAGACATTCTTTG ATTCCAAAGGTTTTCCTAAAAATATAACCAACAACAGGGGGAAGAAAAGATACCCAGACTCCAAGGACCTCACGATGGTGCTGAAAACCTATGACACCAGCTTCCTGGACTTTCTTAGAAGGTGTTTGGT ATGGGAACCTTCTCTTCGCATGACCCCGGACCAGGCCCTCAAGCATGCTTGGATTCATCAGTCTCGGAACCTCAAGCCACAGCCCAAGCCCCAGACCCTGAGGAAATCCAGTTCCTTTTTCCCTTCTGAAACAAGGAAGGACAAGGTTCAAGGCTGTCATCACTCGAGCAAAAAAG ATGAGATCACCAACGAGactacagagaaaacaaaagatggCTCCACGAAGCATGTTCAGCCTTCAGGGGATCAGCAGGACTCTCTCCAGCACAGAGCTGACACTGTTCAGCTGCCTCAACTGGTAGAAGCTCCCAAGAAGTCAGAGGCACCTGTTGGGGCAGAGGTGTCCACGACCTCCCCGGGACAGAGCAAAAACTTCTCCCTCAAGAACACAAATATTTTACCCCCTATTGTATGA
- the DYRK4 gene encoding dual specificity tyrosine-phosphorylation-regulated kinase 4 isoform X15, with protein sequence MDAKKPRKCDLTPFLVLKARKKQKLTSAKVGSKPSVQVQKPPANTKNSRMTQVFHKFLLLQNSSVTSLPFVDAKGKKNMVSFPHISKKVLLKSSLLYQENQAHNQMPASELKASEIPLHPSIKTQDPKAGEKSPKKHKVPLTAAVFFTEALKLFKNQLSPYEQSEILGYTELWFLGLEAKKLDLAPEKFSKTSFDDEQGSYLKVLHDHIAYRYEVLEMIGKGSFGQVAKCLDHKNNELVALKIIRNKKRFHQQALVELKILEALRKKDKDNTYNVVHMKDFFYFRNHFCITFELLGINLYELMKNNNFQGFSLSIVRRFTLSVLKCLQMLSVEKIIHCDLKPENIVLYQKGQVSVKVIDFGSSCYEHQKVYTYIQSRFYRSPEVILGHPYDMAIDMWSLGCIMAELYTGYPLFPGENEVEQLACIMEVLGLPPAGFIQTASRRQTFFDSKGFPKNITNNRGKKRYPDSKDLTMVLKTYDTSFLDFLRRCLVWEPSLRMTPDQALKHAWIHQSRNLKPQPKPQTLRKSSSFFPSETRKDKVQGCHHSSKKADEITNETTEKTKDGSTKHVQPSGDQQDSLQHRADTVQLPQLVEAPKKSEAPVGAEVSTTSPGQSKNFSLKNTNILPPIV encoded by the exons GTTGGAAGTAAACCTTCAGTTCAAGTCCAGAAGCCACCTGCCAACACCAAGAACTCCAGAATGACCCAAGTCTTTCATAAG TTTCTCCTTCTACAGAACTCCAGTGTTACTTCACTCCCCTTTGTGGACGCCAAGGGGAAGAAGAATATGGTAAGCTTCCCACACATTAGCAAGAAAGTCCTGCTGAAGTCATCCCTGCTGTATCAG GAGAATCAAGCTCACAATCAGATGCCGGCCTCAGAGCTCAAGGCTTCAGAAATACCTTTGCACCCTAGCATTAAAACCCAGGATCCCAAGGCAGGGGAGAAGTCACCAAAGAAGCACAAGGTGCCTCTGACAGCAGCAG TGTTTTTCACAGAGGCCCTAAAGCTTTTTAAGAATCAGCTGTCTCCATATGAGCAAAGTGAAATCCTGGGCTACACGGAGCTGTGGTTCCTGGGGCTTGAAGCCAAGAAGCTCGACCTGGCTCCTGAGAAATTTAGCAAGACAAGTTTTGATGATGAGCAAGGCTCCTATCTGAAG GTCCTGCATGATCACATTGCCTACCGCTATGAGGTTCTGGAGATGATCGGGAAGGGGTCCTTTGGACAGGTGGCCAAGTGCTTGGATCACAAAAACAATGAGCTGGTGGCCCTGAAAATCATCAGGAACAAGAAGAG ATTTCACCAGCAGGCCCTGGTGGAGCTGAAGATCCTGGAAGCTCTCAGAAAGAAGGACAAAGACAACACCTACAATGTGGTGCATATGAAGGACTTTTTCTACTTTCGCAATCACTTCTGCATCACCTTTGAGCTCCTGGG AATCAACTTGTATGAGTTGATGAAGAATAACAACTTTCAAGGCTTCAGTCTGTCGATAGTTCGGCGTTTCACTCTCTCTGTTTTGAAGTGCTTGCAAATGCTTTCTGTAGAGAAAATCATTCACTGCGATCTCAAGCCC GAAAATATAGTGCTGTACCAAAAGGGCCAAGTCTCTGTTAAAGTCATTGACTTTGGATCAAGCTGTTATGAACACCAGAAAG TATACACGTACATCCAAAGCCGGTTCTACCGATCCCCAGAAGTGATCCTGGGCCACCCGTACGACATGGCCATTGACATGTGGAGCCTGGGCTGCATCATGGCAGAGTTGTACACGGGCTACCCCCTGTTCCCCGGGGAGAATGAGGTGGAGCAGCTGGCCTGCATCATGGAG GTGCTGGGTCTGCCGCCAGCCGGCTTCATTCAGACGGCCTCCAGGAGACAGACATTCTTTG ATTCCAAAGGTTTTCCTAAAAATATAACCAACAACAGGGGGAAGAAAAGATACCCAGACTCCAAGGACCTCACGATGGTGCTGAAAACCTATGACACCAGCTTCCTGGACTTTCTTAGAAGGTGTTTGGT ATGGGAACCTTCTCTTCGCATGACCCCGGACCAGGCCCTCAAGCATGCTTGGATTCATCAGTCTCGGAACCTCAAGCCACAGCCCAAGCCCCAGACCCTGAGGAAATCCAGTTCCTTTTTCCCTTCTGAAACAAGGAAGGACAAGGTTCAAGGCTGTCATCACTCGAGCAAAAAAG CAGATGAGATCACCAACGAGactacagagaaaacaaaagatggCTCCACGAAGCATGTTCAGCCTTCAGGGGATCAGCAGGACTCTCTCCAGCACAGAGCTGACACTGTTCAGCTGCCTCAACTGGTAGAAGCTCCCAAGAAGTCAGAGGCACCTGTTGGGGCAGAGGTGTCCACGACCTCCCCGGGACAGAGCAAAAACTTCTCCCTCAAGAACACAAATATTTTACCCCCTATTGTATGA
- the DYRK4 gene encoding dual specificity tyrosine-phosphorylation-regulated kinase 4 isoform X3, with product MQLLPPPTCTGTKTQMDAKKPRKCDLTPFLVLKARKKQKLTSAKGLTLSEIYMVGSKPSVQVQKPPANTKNSRMTQVFHKFLLLQNSSVTSLPFVDAKGKKNMVSFPHISKKVLLKSSLLYQENQAHNQMPASELKASEIPLHPSIKTQDPKAGEKSPKKHKVPLTAAVFFTEALKLFKNQLSPYEQSEILGYTELWFLGLEAKKLDLAPEKFSKTSFDDEQGSYLKVLHDHIAYRYEVLEMIGKGSFGQVAKCLDHKNNELVALKIIRNKKRFHQQALVELKILEALRKKDKDNTYNVVHMKDFFYFRNHFCITFELLGINLYELMKNNNFQGFSLSIVRRFTLSVLKCLQMLSVEKIIHCDLKPENIVLYQKGQVSVKVIDFGSSCYEHQKVYTYIQSRFYRSPEVILGHPYDMAIDMWSLGCIMAELYTGYPLFPGENEVEQLACIMEVLGLPPAGFIQTASRRQTFFDSKGFPKNITNNRGKKRYPDSKDLTMVLKTYDTSFLDFLRRWEPSLRMTPDQALKHAWIHQSRNLKPQPKPQTLRKSSSFFPSETRKDKVQGCHHSSKKADEITNETTEKTKDGSTKHVQPSGDQQDSLQHRADTVQLPQLVEAPKKSEAPVGAEVSTTSPGQSKNFSLKNTNILPPIV from the exons GTTGGAAGTAAACCTTCAGTTCAAGTCCAGAAGCCACCTGCCAACACCAAGAACTCCAGAATGACCCAAGTCTTTCATAAG TTTCTCCTTCTACAGAACTCCAGTGTTACTTCACTCCCCTTTGTGGACGCCAAGGGGAAGAAGAATATGGTAAGCTTCCCACACATTAGCAAGAAAGTCCTGCTGAAGTCATCCCTGCTGTATCAG GAGAATCAAGCTCACAATCAGATGCCGGCCTCAGAGCTCAAGGCTTCAGAAATACCTTTGCACCCTAGCATTAAAACCCAGGATCCCAAGGCAGGGGAGAAGTCACCAAAGAAGCACAAGGTGCCTCTGACAGCAGCAG TGTTTTTCACAGAGGCCCTAAAGCTTTTTAAGAATCAGCTGTCTCCATATGAGCAAAGTGAAATCCTGGGCTACACGGAGCTGTGGTTCCTGGGGCTTGAAGCCAAGAAGCTCGACCTGGCTCCTGAGAAATTTAGCAAGACAAGTTTTGATGATGAGCAAGGCTCCTATCTGAAG GTCCTGCATGATCACATTGCCTACCGCTATGAGGTTCTGGAGATGATCGGGAAGGGGTCCTTTGGACAGGTGGCCAAGTGCTTGGATCACAAAAACAATGAGCTGGTGGCCCTGAAAATCATCAGGAACAAGAAGAG ATTTCACCAGCAGGCCCTGGTGGAGCTGAAGATCCTGGAAGCTCTCAGAAAGAAGGACAAAGACAACACCTACAATGTGGTGCATATGAAGGACTTTTTCTACTTTCGCAATCACTTCTGCATCACCTTTGAGCTCCTGGG AATCAACTTGTATGAGTTGATGAAGAATAACAACTTTCAAGGCTTCAGTCTGTCGATAGTTCGGCGTTTCACTCTCTCTGTTTTGAAGTGCTTGCAAATGCTTTCTGTAGAGAAAATCATTCACTGCGATCTCAAGCCC GAAAATATAGTGCTGTACCAAAAGGGCCAAGTCTCTGTTAAAGTCATTGACTTTGGATCAAGCTGTTATGAACACCAGAAAG TATACACGTACATCCAAAGCCGGTTCTACCGATCCCCAGAAGTGATCCTGGGCCACCCGTACGACATGGCCATTGACATGTGGAGCCTGGGCTGCATCATGGCAGAGTTGTACACGGGCTACCCCCTGTTCCCCGGGGAGAATGAGGTGGAGCAGCTGGCCTGCATCATGGAG GTGCTGGGTCTGCCGCCAGCCGGCTTCATTCAGACGGCCTCCAGGAGACAGACATTCTTTG ATTCCAAAGGTTTTCCTAAAAATATAACCAACAACAGGGGGAAGAAAAGATACCCAGACTCCAAGGACCTCACGATGGTGCTGAAAACCTATGACACCAGCTTCCTGGACTTTCTTAGAAG ATGGGAACCTTCTCTTCGCATGACCCCGGACCAGGCCCTCAAGCATGCTTGGATTCATCAGTCTCGGAACCTCAAGCCACAGCCCAAGCCCCAGACCCTGAGGAAATCCAGTTCCTTTTTCCCTTCTGAAACAAGGAAGGACAAGGTTCAAGGCTGTCATCACTCGAGCAAAAAAG CAGATGAGATCACCAACGAGactacagagaaaacaaaagatggCTCCACGAAGCATGTTCAGCCTTCAGGGGATCAGCAGGACTCTCTCCAGCACAGAGCTGACACTGTTCAGCTGCCTCAACTGGTAGAAGCTCCCAAGAAGTCAGAGGCACCTGTTGGGGCAGAGGTGTCCACGACCTCCCCGGGACAGAGCAAAAACTTCTCCCTCAAGAACACAAATATTTTACCCCCTATTGTATGA
- the DYRK4 gene encoding dual specificity tyrosine-phosphorylation-regulated kinase 4 isoform X2, producing MQLLPPPTCTGTKTQMDAKKPRKCDLTPFLVLKARKKQKLTSAKGLTLSEIYMVGSKPSVQVQKPPANTKNSRMTQVFHKFLLLQNSSVTSLPFVDAKGKKNMVSFPHISKKVLLKSSLLYQENQAHNQMPASELKASEIPLHPSIKTQDPKAGEKSPKKHKVPLTAAVFFTEALKLFKNQLSPYEQSEILGYTELWFLGLEAKKLDLAPEKFSKTSFDDEQGSYLKVLHDHIAYRYEVLEMIGKGSFGQVAKCLDHKNNELVALKIIRNKKRFHQQALVELKILEALRKKDKDNTYNVVHMKDFFYFRNHFCITFELLGINLYELMKNNNFQGFSLSIVRRFTLSVLKCLQMLSVEKIIHCDLKPENIVLYQKGQVSVKVIDFGSSCYEHQKVYTYIQSRFYRSPEVILGHPYDMAIDMWSLGCIMAELYTGYPLFPGENEVEQLACIMEVLGLPPAGFIQTASRRQTFFDSKGFPKNITNNRGKKRYPDSKDLTMVLKTYDTSFLDFLRRCLVWEPSLRMTPDQALKHAWIHQSRNLKPQPKPQTLRKSSSFFPSETRKDKVQGCHHSSKKDEITNETTEKTKDGSTKHVQPSGDQQDSLQHRADTVQLPQLVEAPKKSEAPVGAEVSTTSPGQSKNFSLKNTNILPPIV from the exons GTTGGAAGTAAACCTTCAGTTCAAGTCCAGAAGCCACCTGCCAACACCAAGAACTCCAGAATGACCCAAGTCTTTCATAAG TTTCTCCTTCTACAGAACTCCAGTGTTACTTCACTCCCCTTTGTGGACGCCAAGGGGAAGAAGAATATGGTAAGCTTCCCACACATTAGCAAGAAAGTCCTGCTGAAGTCATCCCTGCTGTATCAG GAGAATCAAGCTCACAATCAGATGCCGGCCTCAGAGCTCAAGGCTTCAGAAATACCTTTGCACCCTAGCATTAAAACCCAGGATCCCAAGGCAGGGGAGAAGTCACCAAAGAAGCACAAGGTGCCTCTGACAGCAGCAG TGTTTTTCACAGAGGCCCTAAAGCTTTTTAAGAATCAGCTGTCTCCATATGAGCAAAGTGAAATCCTGGGCTACACGGAGCTGTGGTTCCTGGGGCTTGAAGCCAAGAAGCTCGACCTGGCTCCTGAGAAATTTAGCAAGACAAGTTTTGATGATGAGCAAGGCTCCTATCTGAAG GTCCTGCATGATCACATTGCCTACCGCTATGAGGTTCTGGAGATGATCGGGAAGGGGTCCTTTGGACAGGTGGCCAAGTGCTTGGATCACAAAAACAATGAGCTGGTGGCCCTGAAAATCATCAGGAACAAGAAGAG ATTTCACCAGCAGGCCCTGGTGGAGCTGAAGATCCTGGAAGCTCTCAGAAAGAAGGACAAAGACAACACCTACAATGTGGTGCATATGAAGGACTTTTTCTACTTTCGCAATCACTTCTGCATCACCTTTGAGCTCCTGGG AATCAACTTGTATGAGTTGATGAAGAATAACAACTTTCAAGGCTTCAGTCTGTCGATAGTTCGGCGTTTCACTCTCTCTGTTTTGAAGTGCTTGCAAATGCTTTCTGTAGAGAAAATCATTCACTGCGATCTCAAGCCC GAAAATATAGTGCTGTACCAAAAGGGCCAAGTCTCTGTTAAAGTCATTGACTTTGGATCAAGCTGTTATGAACACCAGAAAG TATACACGTACATCCAAAGCCGGTTCTACCGATCCCCAGAAGTGATCCTGGGCCACCCGTACGACATGGCCATTGACATGTGGAGCCTGGGCTGCATCATGGCAGAGTTGTACACGGGCTACCCCCTGTTCCCCGGGGAGAATGAGGTGGAGCAGCTGGCCTGCATCATGGAG GTGCTGGGTCTGCCGCCAGCCGGCTTCATTCAGACGGCCTCCAGGAGACAGACATTCTTTG ATTCCAAAGGTTTTCCTAAAAATATAACCAACAACAGGGGGAAGAAAAGATACCCAGACTCCAAGGACCTCACGATGGTGCTGAAAACCTATGACACCAGCTTCCTGGACTTTCTTAGAAGGTGTTTGGT ATGGGAACCTTCTCTTCGCATGACCCCGGACCAGGCCCTCAAGCATGCTTGGATTCATCAGTCTCGGAACCTCAAGCCACAGCCCAAGCCCCAGACCCTGAGGAAATCCAGTTCCTTTTTCCCTTCTGAAACAAGGAAGGACAAGGTTCAAGGCTGTCATCACTCGAGCAAAAAAG ATGAGATCACCAACGAGactacagagaaaacaaaagatggCTCCACGAAGCATGTTCAGCCTTCAGGGGATCAGCAGGACTCTCTCCAGCACAGAGCTGACACTGTTCAGCTGCCTCAACTGGTAGAAGCTCCCAAGAAGTCAGAGGCACCTGTTGGGGCAGAGGTGTCCACGACCTCCCCGGGACAGAGCAAAAACTTCTCCCTCAAGAACACAAATATTTTACCCCCTATTGTATGA
- the DYRK4 gene encoding dual specificity tyrosine-phosphorylation-regulated kinase 4 isoform X8: protein MQLLPPPTCTGTKTQMDAKKPRKCDLTPFLVLKARKKQKLTSAKGLTLSEIYMVGSKPSVQVQKPPANTKNSRMTQVFHKFLLLQNSSVTSLPFVDAKGKKNMVSFPHISKKVLLKSSLLYQENQAHNQMPASELKASEIPLHPSIKTQDPKAGEKSPKKHKVPLTAAEALKLFKNQLSPYEQSEILGYTELWFLGLEAKKLDLAPEKFSKTSFDDEQGSYLKVLHDHIAYRYEVLEMIGKGSFGQVAKCLDHKNNELVALKIIRNKKRFHQQALVELKILEALRKKDKDNTYNVVHMKDFFYFRNHFCITFELLGINLYELMKNNNFQGFSLSIVRRFTLSVLKCLQMLSVEKIIHCDLKPENIVLYQKGQVSVKVIDFGSSCYEHQKVYTYIQSRFYRSPEVILGHPYDMAIDMWSLGCIMAELYTGYPLFPGENEVEQLACIMEVLGLPPAGFIQTASRRQTFFDSKGFPKNITNNRGKKRYPDSKDLTMVLKTYDTSFLDFLRRWEPSLRMTPDQALKHAWIHQSRNLKPQPKPQTLRKSSSFFPSETRKDKVQGCHHSSKKADEITNETTEKTKDGSTKHVQPSGDQQDSLQHRADTVQLPQLVEAPKKSEAPVGAEVSTTSPGQSKNFSLKNTNILPPIV from the exons GTTGGAAGTAAACCTTCAGTTCAAGTCCAGAAGCCACCTGCCAACACCAAGAACTCCAGAATGACCCAAGTCTTTCATAAG TTTCTCCTTCTACAGAACTCCAGTGTTACTTCACTCCCCTTTGTGGACGCCAAGGGGAAGAAGAATATGGTAAGCTTCCCACACATTAGCAAGAAAGTCCTGCTGAAGTCATCCCTGCTGTATCAG GAGAATCAAGCTCACAATCAGATGCCGGCCTCAGAGCTCAAGGCTTCAGAAATACCTTTGCACCCTAGCATTAAAACCCAGGATCCCAAGGCAGGGGAGAAGTCACCAAAGAAGCACAAGGTGCCTCTGACAGCAGCAG AGGCCCTAAAGCTTTTTAAGAATCAGCTGTCTCCATATGAGCAAAGTGAAATCCTGGGCTACACGGAGCTGTGGTTCCTGGGGCTTGAAGCCAAGAAGCTCGACCTGGCTCCTGAGAAATTTAGCAAGACAAGTTTTGATGATGAGCAAGGCTCCTATCTGAAG GTCCTGCATGATCACATTGCCTACCGCTATGAGGTTCTGGAGATGATCGGGAAGGGGTCCTTTGGACAGGTGGCCAAGTGCTTGGATCACAAAAACAATGAGCTGGTGGCCCTGAAAATCATCAGGAACAAGAAGAG ATTTCACCAGCAGGCCCTGGTGGAGCTGAAGATCCTGGAAGCTCTCAGAAAGAAGGACAAAGACAACACCTACAATGTGGTGCATATGAAGGACTTTTTCTACTTTCGCAATCACTTCTGCATCACCTTTGAGCTCCTGGG AATCAACTTGTATGAGTTGATGAAGAATAACAACTTTCAAGGCTTCAGTCTGTCGATAGTTCGGCGTTTCACTCTCTCTGTTTTGAAGTGCTTGCAAATGCTTTCTGTAGAGAAAATCATTCACTGCGATCTCAAGCCC GAAAATATAGTGCTGTACCAAAAGGGCCAAGTCTCTGTTAAAGTCATTGACTTTGGATCAAGCTGTTATGAACACCAGAAAG TATACACGTACATCCAAAGCCGGTTCTACCGATCCCCAGAAGTGATCCTGGGCCACCCGTACGACATGGCCATTGACATGTGGAGCCTGGGCTGCATCATGGCAGAGTTGTACACGGGCTACCCCCTGTTCCCCGGGGAGAATGAGGTGGAGCAGCTGGCCTGCATCATGGAG GTGCTGGGTCTGCCGCCAGCCGGCTTCATTCAGACGGCCTCCAGGAGACAGACATTCTTTG ATTCCAAAGGTTTTCCTAAAAATATAACCAACAACAGGGGGAAGAAAAGATACCCAGACTCCAAGGACCTCACGATGGTGCTGAAAACCTATGACACCAGCTTCCTGGACTTTCTTAGAAG ATGGGAACCTTCTCTTCGCATGACCCCGGACCAGGCCCTCAAGCATGCTTGGATTCATCAGTCTCGGAACCTCAAGCCACAGCCCAAGCCCCAGACCCTGAGGAAATCCAGTTCCTTTTTCCCTTCTGAAACAAGGAAGGACAAGGTTCAAGGCTGTCATCACTCGAGCAAAAAAG CAGATGAGATCACCAACGAGactacagagaaaacaaaagatggCTCCACGAAGCATGTTCAGCCTTCAGGGGATCAGCAGGACTCTCTCCAGCACAGAGCTGACACTGTTCAGCTGCCTCAACTGGTAGAAGCTCCCAAGAAGTCAGAGGCACCTGTTGGGGCAGAGGTGTCCACGACCTCCCCGGGACAGAGCAAAAACTTCTCCCTCAAGAACACAAATATTTTACCCCCTATTGTATGA